The Deinococcus aquaedulcis region CCTGCATCGGACCATCAGGAATCAGGCCGCCGCTGGATTGCTCCGGCAGGGTCACGAAGTGCTCTTCCAGAGACTCCAGGTCGAGATAGCTGAAATGAACGTCATAAAACTCCATGCCGCCTATCTTCTTGAGCTGTTCCTTGACCCGGCGGCGCACACCCAGCGCGTAGACCAGCGCGTCGCGCACATCCTCCTTGCCGTACTGTCCGTCCGGGTGCAACAGCTTCAGCAGACCCGAGGTCGTCTTGCGCACGGCGCGCACGTCACGCTGGTTGAGGTTGTTGCCCAGCCGGAAGTACCGGTCAATGCCGTCGGCAAAGGAAACCTTGCGCAGTTCACGCACCCATTCAGCCAAGTAATCCACGATGAAGCCGTACTGGGTGGTGAAGCTCTCTGGGCGGAATTTCGGAATTTCCCAGCCCGGGATGTACGCATGAATCCGGTCGAAGAAGGCCGTATCAATCATGGCAGGTGGGAAGGGTGCCAGCAGGTGTGAGGTCTTCACGAGACTCTCCACGCTCTGATTGATGTTCCCCACGAACACCATGCTGGCTGGAGCCGAGATTTCGGCTTTGCCACGCGCGAAGGACCCGGAATTCATGTAGTCCTTCATGATCTGGATGCCGTCGTTGTCCTTGAAATTGATGCCAGCAACCTCGTCAAACGCCACAACATCCCACAGGCCCACCAGACCAACCTGCCGGCGGGCCATGTTGTAAAAGAGATTGGCCACGGTCGTCTGACCGCCGCTGATCAGGATGCTGTTCGGACTGATTTCCTTGTACACGTGACTTTTGCCGGTTGAACGTGGACCCAACTCCACTGAGTTGTAGTTGTTCTCGATCAGGGGCACCATCCGCGCGAGCAGATGCCATTTCACCGGTTCACTGAAGATGGTCGGCTCCATGCCCACGGAGCGCAGCAGGACGTCGGTCCACTCGCTGCGTGTAAACGCGGCGCGGCCCGCGCGCAGCTCATCCATGTCCGTGGACGGCATCTGAATGGGTTTAAGGCTCGTCAGGAGAAACGGGCTGGGTTTGTG contains the following coding sequences:
- the brxL gene encoding protease Lon-related BREX system protein BrxL, with amino-acid sequence MDDLNVKLNATYPGKAVRKDLTARIKEGANVPIYVLEYLLGMYCATDDDLAIEEGVTRVKKILAENYVRPDEAEKVKSRVRELGRYTVIDRATARLNEKADRYELELMNLGVQGIEADSVMIQLYEKLLAGGIWCIIQLEYDASHKPSPFLLTSLKPIQMPSTDMDELRAGRAAFTRSEWTDVLLRSVGMEPTIFSEPVKWHLLARMVPLIENNYNSVELGPRSTGKSHVYKEISPNSILISGGQTTVANLFYNMARRQVGLVGLWDVVAFDEVAGINFKDNDGIQIMKDYMNSGSFARGKAEISAPASMVFVGNINQSVESLVKTSHLLAPFPPAMIDTAFFDRIHAYIPGWEIPKFRPESFTTQYGFIVDYLAEWVRELRKVSFADGIDRYFRLGNNLNQRDVRAVRKTTSGLLKLLHPDGQYGKEDVRDALVYALGVRRRVKEQLKKIGGMEFYDVHFSYLDLESLEEHFVTLPEQSSGGLIPDGPMQAGHAHAVSPAESGMLGLYRVELQATSGNGKLVRTGTASASAVRDAVNIAFNYFKANSSRVSGSIHPDGADYLLHLVDVQGNGAPQHISLALLISLCSAALGRPLQSQLVLLGQMTLGGTISPVENLAASLQLSLDAGGKRVLLPMSSAADLATVPPELFSKFQVTFYSDPVDAVFKAIGVQ